A window of the Tachysurus fulvidraco isolate hzauxx_2018 chromosome 6, HZAU_PFXX_2.0, whole genome shotgun sequence genome harbors these coding sequences:
- the tmem182a gene encoding transmembrane protein 182 isoform X1, producing the protein MKWSVALFFAGLFGALGTVFILLSFGTDYWLLALETCKPNSDISEHGHSMVNPTADEGNSTFHHEGFFWRCSFKGRGDEDIILKFWFTNQPHSKECMQSYLFPFPVSEQTHNATTYESAIIYRGFWSVFMLLGVVAVILGGFIIICAAPFTNSCLYKAGGSLYLIAGVFILLATVLSVIWLEVMDMVGLYVEYQKSHGCPSLQLNITYGLSFMFAPVGVFFSILSGLLFLLIGRALKKHY; encoded by the exons ATGAAGTGGAGTGTAGCACTGTTTTTTGCTGGACTATTTGGTGCCTTGGGGACAGTCTTCATCCTCCTGTCATTTGGTACAGATTATTGGCTCTTGGCTTTGGAGACTTGCAaaccaaattcggatatttCAGAG CATGGGCATTCGATGGTGAACCCAACTGCAGACGAAGGAAACTCCACCTTTCACCATGAGGGCTTTTTCTGGCGCTGCTCATTTAAAGGAAGAGGGGATGAGGACATCATTTTGAAGTTCTGGTTCA CAAACCAGCCACACTCCAAGGAGTGCATGCAATCCTACCTGTTTCCCTTCCCTGTCTCTGAACAGACCCACAATGCAACCACTTACGAGTCTGCCATCA TCTACAGAGGCTTCTGGAGTGTTTTCATGCTGTTGGGTGTGGTCGCAGTCATCTTGGGTGGCTTCATCATAATCTGTGCTGCACCATTCACCAATTCCTGCCTGTATAAAGCAGGTGGTAGCCTCTACCTCATAGCTG GTGTCTTCATCCTTCTTGCCACTGTGCTGTCTGTCATCTGGTTGGAGGTGATGGATATGGTGGGTTTGTATGTAGAGTACCAAAAAAGTCACGGTTGTCCAAGCCTTCAGCTGAATATTACATATGGCCTTTCCTTTATGTTCGCCCCAGTGGGCGTGTTCTTCTCCATACTCTCTGGCCTGCTCTTTCTCCTGATTGGACGGGCACTGAAGAAGCATTATTAA
- the tmem182a gene encoding transmembrane protein 182 isoform X2, producing the protein MKLESHCNVYTLMSNLFMEVTHMGSHFQMHGHSMVNPTADEGNSTFHHEGFFWRCSFKGRGDEDIILKFWFTNQPHSKECMQSYLFPFPVSEQTHNATTYESAIIYRGFWSVFMLLGVVAVILGGFIIICAAPFTNSCLYKAGGSLYLIAGVFILLATVLSVIWLEVMDMVGLYVEYQKSHGCPSLQLNITYGLSFMFAPVGVFFSILSGLLFLLIGRALKKHY; encoded by the exons ATGAAACTGGAATCTCACTGCAATGTCTACACTCTTATGTCAAATCTATTCATGGAAGTCACACACATGGGCAGTCATTTCCAAATG CATGGGCATTCGATGGTGAACCCAACTGCAGACGAAGGAAACTCCACCTTTCACCATGAGGGCTTTTTCTGGCGCTGCTCATTTAAAGGAAGAGGGGATGAGGACATCATTTTGAAGTTCTGGTTCA CAAACCAGCCACACTCCAAGGAGTGCATGCAATCCTACCTGTTTCCCTTCCCTGTCTCTGAACAGACCCACAATGCAACCACTTACGAGTCTGCCATCA TCTACAGAGGCTTCTGGAGTGTTTTCATGCTGTTGGGTGTGGTCGCAGTCATCTTGGGTGGCTTCATCATAATCTGTGCTGCACCATTCACCAATTCCTGCCTGTATAAAGCAGGTGGTAGCCTCTACCTCATAGCTG GTGTCTTCATCCTTCTTGCCACTGTGCTGTCTGTCATCTGGTTGGAGGTGATGGATATGGTGGGTTTGTATGTAGAGTACCAAAAAAGTCACGGTTGTCCAAGCCTTCAGCTGAATATTACATATGGCCTTTCCTTTATGTTCGCCCCAGTGGGCGTGTTCTTCTCCATACTCTCTGGCCTGCTCTTTCTCCTGATTGGACGGGCACTGAAGAAGCATTATTAA